AGGGATATTTTGATGCTGACAATGGAGGTGACATTGACATCACGAAGAGCACAACCAGGTATGTCTACACTTTGGCGGTACTGCAATTTGTTGGGTTTCAAAATTGCAGAAAATTGTATCTCTATCAAGCTGTGAAGCTGAGTATGTTGCTGTAACGGAGGCAACAAAAGAGATGATATGGCTACAATCTTTTCTAGAAGAGCTAGGTCATGACCAAGGGAAAGGTGTGTTGTACTGTGACAGTAAAAGTGCCATCGATTTGGCAAAAAATCCGGTTTATCATGCTCAGACGAAGCACATACATCGTCGATATCATTTCATCAGATCAGCGTTAGAAGATGAAATGTTGGTGCTTGAGAAGATCTCTGGAAACAAGAATCCGGCAGACATGCTGACGAAGGTCGTGCCGTATGATAAGCTGAGGTTGTGTGCAACCTCAGTTAGCTTGTTGGAGTAACAAGCTGAAAAGACCTGCTACATTGATCAAGGTGTGAAGACAGATTGAAATCAGTCTTCAAGTGGGAGATTGTAAGTCAAAGAACACGTTTTTTGTGTTGGCCGGTGATGGACGGTGAAGTTGGACGATGAAAGAGGTGTTTGTCAACAATTACGTCCACCTACTCCCCAAGCTTCTTCTATAAATACTCAACGTAAGGTGAAGAGAATAATCATCCCAAAACAAGAAAACACAGAGAGAACAAGGAAAGAGAAGAAGAGAGGGTGAATTTTTTTTTTCTCACAAAAAAATTTCTTTAAGAAATTACGAGTAATTTCTTGAGTGTGTTTGGGATCGGGTGTGAGTTGAGAGCTTGTAAAATTTCCCGGGTTGATAATAAAAGATCTGTAACAGGTCCGGAGACGTAGGCAATATTGGCCGAACTCCGTTAACAATTTTGTGTGTGTGCTCTTTTTCCGCTCCCATAAATTCTGGTTTACCGCAAAATTTGACCGGTTATTTCCTAATGGTGTGTTTATCTCCCATAATCCAAATAACAACTCTAGAAAGACGAAAGAAATCACATTCACAAAGATACATTACTTATATAACACTTTAGCAGCTTCAAACAGAAACATACAAAGTAAAATAACTTATTCAAAGGTCACCATTGACATAAACATAGAGAGACTGCCGATAACAAACTTAGAAGACATAAAAAGACAGGCACGATAACTTATTAGATGAAATCAAAGAGAAAGATGTCATATTATCAGTTGGTGATCGGGAGGACATGGACTCCAATTTGATGAAGCAGCTCATTGGCTTTTCCATGAAACCCAACAATCTTGTGGCCTTCCTCTTTGACTTTGAAACTTGCGCCAGCTTCAAGCCCAAAGGGATTAGATGTTCGCTTATTAGTCTCGAACTTAAGCATGGTGATGATGGCAGAGTCACTCCCAAAGATTTTGTCAACTGTGCCATGAACAACCGTGATGTATTCACTTGGATAGTCAAGCTCGAACTGCAATAGAATCCACATACAAAATCAATAGGCATACAAACAACATAACTCACGGCTAACTGGTTCTAAGATGGAGGAAAGTCAACAATTTTGATTAAGAAACAAGCAATATTTAAAATACCTTGAAAGCCTTTTTTTTAAAAAAAAAAAAATATATATATATATATTTAAGATACCTCTTCGAACCCGAGTAGAGTAGGCTTTCCACGTTCATCTCCAGCAACCACTTCAGAACCATTGACGTACTCAAACTTAACCGCTGATACACCATCATGGCCTTGACCTACATACACCTTTTTAACACCATGGTGAGCACCATCGTCCCATGCAGTTCCTTCATCACTACCAAGTGCCGGTAACTTTTTGGCAGGGGTTAACGAGGTGGAAC
This sequence is a window from Brassica oleracea var. oleracea cultivar TO1000 chromosome C1, BOL, whole genome shotgun sequence. Protein-coding genes within it:
- the LOC106316317 gene encoding PYK10-binding protein 1-like, producing the protein MAQKVEAQGGKGGNQWDDGSEHDAVTKIQVGAGGIGIQYVKFDYVKNGQTEEAPLRGIKGRSIPADPFVINHPEEHLVSVEGWYNPEGLIQGLKFNSNKKSSDVIGYNDGTSFTLQVQDKKIVGFHGFAGAYVHSLGAYFAPLTSSTSLTPAKKLPALGSDEGTAWDDGAHHGVKKVYVGQGHDGVSAVKFEYVNGSEVVAGDERGKPTLLGFEEFELDYPSEYITVVHGTVDKIFGSDSAIITMLKFETNKRTSNPFGLEAGASFKVKEEGHKIVGFHGKANELLHQIGVHVLPITN